One Setaria viridis chromosome 5, Setaria_viridis_v4.0, whole genome shotgun sequence genomic region harbors:
- the LOC117854542 gene encoding bifunctional phosphatase IMPL2, chloroplastic, whose protein sequence is MLSSSSTTLPPASPLPGPASANPNPRSRLLRLPAALSAPSAVVRARGRPPMGSVRASVAAGAGGPGAAAVGEVATEQLVEVAQRAADAAGEVLRKYFRQRVEIIDKEDNSPVTIADREAEEAMVSVILKSFPTHAIFGEENGWRCVENSADYVWVLDPIDGTKSFITGKPLFGTLIALLHNGKPVIGVIDQPILRERWIGVDGKQTTLNGQEISVRSCNSLAQVYLYTTSPHLFEGDAEDAFIRVRDKVKVPLYGCDCYAYALLASGFVDLVVESGLKPYDFLSLVPIIEGAGGSITDWRGGKLYWPVTADSRPTSFNVVAAGDARVHKQALDALQWR, encoded by the exons AtgctctcctcttcctccaccaccctccCGCCCGCCTCGCCCCTCCCCGGCCCCGCCTCCGCGAACCCTAACCCCCgctcccgcctcctccggctcccCGCCGCCTTGTCCGCGCCGTCCGCggtcgtgcgcgcgcgcgggcgccccCCGATGGGGTCGGTCAGGGCTTCGGTCGCCGCTGGGGCGGGCGgcccgggagcggcggcggtgggggaggtggCGACGGAGCAGCTGGTGGAGGTGGCGCAGCgggcggcggacgcggcgggggaggtgcTCAGGAAGTACTTCCGCCAGCGGGTCGAGATCATCGATAAGGAGGACAATA GTCCTGTTACAATTGCAGATAGAGAAGCGGAAGAAGCAATGGTGTCAGTTATACTGAAGAGCTTCCCTACACATGCCAT TTTTGGTGAGGAGAATGGTTGGAGATGCGTGGAGAATTCTGCTGATTATGTTTGGGTTTTGGACCCTATAGATGGAACGAAAAGTTTCATAACTG GCAAGCCTCTTTTTGGTACGCTTATAGCACTTCTGCACAACGGGAAGCCG GTTATTGGTGTAATTGATCAGCCAATCTTGCGAGAAAGATGGATTGGAGTGGATGGGAAACAAACAACTTTGAATGGACAAGAAATATCTGTTCGCTCTTGTAATTCACTAGCACAAGTATACTT ATATACAACTAGCCCACATCTCTTTGAAGGAGATGCTGAAGATGCATTCATTCGTGTAAGAGATAAG GTGAAAGTCCCACTTTATGGTTGTGATTGCTATGCCTATGCTCTTCTGGCTTCTGGCTTTGTGGATCTTGTTGTTGAATCGGGTTTGAAG CCATACGATTTCCTCTCCCTTGTACCTATCATTGAAGGAGCTGGAGGGTCAATAACTGATTGGAGGGGTGGCAAGCTCTATTGGCCTGTCACGGCAGACTCACGGCCCACAA GTTTCAACGTGGTAGCAGCTGGAGATGCCCGTGTCCACAAACAGGCTCTTGATGCGCTGCAGTGGCGCTAG
- the LOC117855545 gene encoding uncharacterized protein, which translates to MALVLYNKNHPDEQYQFIKVRLNEVYSFIEYRLQDPHHTHMNFMALDVKTGLEKTFFAELCMFNDVDDGNSGFVATACEIVDGNSAGGRRINYLQRWEIPTRLL; encoded by the exons ATGGCGTTGGTTCTCTACAACAAAAATCATCCA GATGAGCAATACCAGTTTATAAAAGTGCGCCTCAACGAAGTTTACAGCTTCATCGAGTATAGGCTGCAGGATCCTCACCATACGCACATGAACTTCATGGCTCTGGACGTGAAGACAGGCTTGGAGAAGACCTTCTTTGCTGAGTTGTGTATGTTTAATGACGTTGATGACGGCAACAGTGGATTTGTCGCTACTGCCTGTGAAATTGTTGATGGTAACTCTGCAG GTGGCCGGAGAATCAACTACCTTCAAAGATGGGAAATTCCCACCAGACTATTATGA
- the LOC117858047 gene encoding NAC domain-containing protein 74 isoform X1: MEALRNMKLPPGFGFYPSDTELVGHYLKRKIHGQKIEHDLIPEVDIYKHEPWDLPAKCNFPIEDNKWHFFASRDRKYPTGSRSNRATVAGYWKSTGKDRAIKLNKKTLGTKKTLVFHEGRPPSGRRTEWIMHEYYIDEKECQVSPDMKDAFVLCRVTKRNDWALDNDNEVGNINPHPHPQQPNGAATLVVSAVKPEDTADSVICAEEPNHVATPVGSAQLSNDVAIAGITADTASPNSSNELEAWLEELLDHSPSFNPIPDTGSALPSLTEQHAESSNPGSVVPKIGPDHASPMNDGTDATDYLFPEDLPEDLYSMLYPGNDDFSNSILVEPAGHAATNQTYCLMGGSPFALPNNSEEGIPKDGLQLDQENNNPNLSNGNSDTGIIIRGHRATASSANISPAFGRIKMQVGINKMVSSNSESINQTMKFADNSGRRLDLTTSVECQKKHANDATSVKQSDTTKPIEGHGNQGYLRGIRNGFRCSSAGFNVHILFAIFLIGVAAAVALHYHRSGASL, from the exons ATGGAAGCCCTACGTAATATGAAACTGCCCCCAGGATTTGGATTCTATCCTTCGGATACTGAACTTGTTGGTCACTATCTGAAGAGGAAAATACATGGCCAGAAAATTGAACATGATCTTATACCAGAGGTGGATATATACAAGCATGAACCATGGGATTTACCTG CAAAGTGCAATTTTCCAATCGAGGACAACAAGTGGCATTTCTTTGCCTCTCGTGATAGGAAGTACCCTACTGGTTCTAGGTCAAACAGGGCAACAGTCGCTGGTTACTGGAAATCAACTGGGAAGGACCGAGCCATAAAGCTGAACAAAAAAACTCTAGGAACAAAGAAGACTTTAGTTTTTCATGAAGGCCGGCCTCCCTCTGGCAGACGCACTGAGTGGATTATGCATGAGTACTACATAGATGAGAAGGAATGTCAAGTCAGCCCTGATATGAAG GATGCCTTTGTTCTCTGTCGTGTTACTAAAAGAAATGACTGGGCATTGGATAATGATAATGAGGTGGGCAACATTAaccctcatcctcatcctcaacaACCCAATGGTGCTGCTACATTAGTTGTCAGTGCTGTAAAGCCAGAAGATACTGCTGACTCAGTCATCTGTGCTGAAGAACCGAATCATGTTGCTACACCAGTTGGCAGTGCTCAACTATCAAATGATGTTGCTATTGCAGGTATTACTGCTGATACAGCATCTCCAAACAGCAGTAATGAACTGGAAGCATGGCTGGAAGAACTGTTGGACCATTCACCCTCATTTAACCCTATACCTGATACTGGTTCTGCCCTCCCATCTCTGACTGAACAACATGCTGAATCATCG AATCCTGGTTCTGTGGTTCCTAAGATTGGACCAGACCATGCCAGCCCAATGAATGATGGGACAGATGCCACAGACTACCTATTCCCTGAGGATCTTCCTGAGGATCTTTACAGTATGTTGTATCCTGGTAATGATGACTTCAGTAATAGTATATTGGTTGAGCCAGCTGGCCATGCAGCCACCAACCAGACTTACTGCTTGATGGGGGGAAGTCCCTTTGCTCTTCCAAACAACTCTGAGGAAGGAATTCCAAAGGATGGATTGCAGTTAGACCAGGAAAATAACAACCCGAATCTGTCGAATGGAAACAGTGACACTGGAATTATAATACGAGGGCATAGGGCAACAGCATCTTCTGCTAACATTTCACCAGCATTTGGCAGGATTAAAATGCAGGTTGGAATTAATAAGATGGTTTCAAGTAATTCTGAATCCATCAACCAGACTATGAAGTTTGCAGATAACAGTGGTCGTCGTCTTGATCTCACGACTAGTGTTGAGTGCCAGAAGAAACATGCAAATGATGCCACTTCTGTCAAGCAGTCTGATACAACCAAGCCAATTGAAGGTCATGGCAATCAAGGATATCTCAGGGGCATAAGGAATGGATTCAGATGTTCATCAGCTGGATTCAATGTACACATACTTTTCGCCATTTTCTTGATTGGAGTTGCTGCTGCTGTAGCACTGCATTACCACCGCTCGGGTGCCAGCCTATAA
- the LOC117858047 gene encoding NAC domain-containing protein 74 isoform X2 translates to MVSAAKCNFPIEDNKWHFFASRDRKYPTGSRSNRATVAGYWKSTGKDRAIKLNKKTLGTKKTLVFHEGRPPSGRRTEWIMHEYYIDEKECQVSPDMKDAFVLCRVTKRNDWALDNDNEVGNINPHPHPQQPNGAATLVVSAVKPEDTADSVICAEEPNHVATPVGSAQLSNDVAIAGITADTASPNSSNELEAWLEELLDHSPSFNPIPDTGSALPSLTEQHAESSNPGSVVPKIGPDHASPMNDGTDATDYLFPEDLPEDLYSMLYPGNDDFSNSILVEPAGHAATNQTYCLMGGSPFALPNNSEEGIPKDGLQLDQENNNPNLSNGNSDTGIIIRGHRATASSANISPAFGRIKMQVGINKMVSSNSESINQTMKFADNSGRRLDLTTSVECQKKHANDATSVKQSDTTKPIEGHGNQGYLRGIRNGFRCSSAGFNVHILFAIFLIGVAAAVALHYHRSGASL, encoded by the exons ATGGTATCTGCAGCAAAGTGCAATTTTCCAATCGAGGACAACAAGTGGCATTTCTTTGCCTCTCGTGATAGGAAGTACCCTACTGGTTCTAGGTCAAACAGGGCAACAGTCGCTGGTTACTGGAAATCAACTGGGAAGGACCGAGCCATAAAGCTGAACAAAAAAACTCTAGGAACAAAGAAGACTTTAGTTTTTCATGAAGGCCGGCCTCCCTCTGGCAGACGCACTGAGTGGATTATGCATGAGTACTACATAGATGAGAAGGAATGTCAAGTCAGCCCTGATATGAAG GATGCCTTTGTTCTCTGTCGTGTTACTAAAAGAAATGACTGGGCATTGGATAATGATAATGAGGTGGGCAACATTAaccctcatcctcatcctcaacaACCCAATGGTGCTGCTACATTAGTTGTCAGTGCTGTAAAGCCAGAAGATACTGCTGACTCAGTCATCTGTGCTGAAGAACCGAATCATGTTGCTACACCAGTTGGCAGTGCTCAACTATCAAATGATGTTGCTATTGCAGGTATTACTGCTGATACAGCATCTCCAAACAGCAGTAATGAACTGGAAGCATGGCTGGAAGAACTGTTGGACCATTCACCCTCATTTAACCCTATACCTGATACTGGTTCTGCCCTCCCATCTCTGACTGAACAACATGCTGAATCATCG AATCCTGGTTCTGTGGTTCCTAAGATTGGACCAGACCATGCCAGCCCAATGAATGATGGGACAGATGCCACAGACTACCTATTCCCTGAGGATCTTCCTGAGGATCTTTACAGTATGTTGTATCCTGGTAATGATGACTTCAGTAATAGTATATTGGTTGAGCCAGCTGGCCATGCAGCCACCAACCAGACTTACTGCTTGATGGGGGGAAGTCCCTTTGCTCTTCCAAACAACTCTGAGGAAGGAATTCCAAAGGATGGATTGCAGTTAGACCAGGAAAATAACAACCCGAATCTGTCGAATGGAAACAGTGACACTGGAATTATAATACGAGGGCATAGGGCAACAGCATCTTCTGCTAACATTTCACCAGCATTTGGCAGGATTAAAATGCAGGTTGGAATTAATAAGATGGTTTCAAGTAATTCTGAATCCATCAACCAGACTATGAAGTTTGCAGATAACAGTGGTCGTCGTCTTGATCTCACGACTAGTGTTGAGTGCCAGAAGAAACATGCAAATGATGCCACTTCTGTCAAGCAGTCTGATACAACCAAGCCAATTGAAGGTCATGGCAATCAAGGATATCTCAGGGGCATAAGGAATGGATTCAGATGTTCATCAGCTGGATTCAATGTACACATACTTTTCGCCATTTTCTTGATTGGAGTTGCTGCTGCTGTAGCACTGCATTACCACCGCTCGGGTGCCAGCCTATAA
- the LOC117858048 gene encoding uncharacterized protein, which translates to MGANCCIAAKERTQPCITPIEVSAYRNVRHSPSWSFRWDNRTHIEDIMEIPTLFSNHSSGSIRPETKSGSIAPTEGLSNGNSLGTSPSDVLHRTKWHKSDKKMEAPKATKADPHADRSTASISSPEAKLTRKSLDMGSVALDLKTSASVPSTPPLVSRADPSSSRGHSQPTDSDSMKKARRSPGYQLYRQVSDSKIPSLRSLNEISSPEGRPSSSMLSVCSNDLSAAGSHGESSDGWSMRTFSEMVATSQRERWSLDSELLGSISSKMTRSNASNSTSLPPDQEVCKLCLKLLKERSTWNAQELAVVAVLLCGHVYHADCLDSITTEADKYDPPCPVCTHGEKCTVKLFGKLESKIKNKIPKNVVVDIDLDGNIKHQKKGRREPRLGTSSSMKVPFSRPFLRRHFSIGSRPPRSVSETDSTRKKGFWARHWRE; encoded by the exons ATGGGAGCTAATTGCTGCATAGCTGCAAAGGAGAGGACACAGCCATGCATTACTCCGATAGAAGTATCAGCATACAGGAATGTAAGGCACTCACCATCATGGAGCTTTCGATGGGACAATCGCACACACATAGAAGACATAATGGAAATCCCTACTCTGTTCTCCAACCATAGCAGTGGAAGCATTCGGCCTGAAACCAAGAGTGGTTCCATTGCACCAACTGAAGGCCTTTCTAATGGAAATAGCCTTGGAACTAGCCCTTCTGATGTGCTTCACAGGACAAAGTGGCACAAATCTGATAAGAAAATGGAAGCTCCTAAGGCTACAAAGGCTGATCCTCATG CCGACCGCTCCACAGCAAGTATTTCTTCCCCTGAG GCGAAGCTTACCAGGAAATCACTGGACATGGGAAGTGTTGCTTTGGATTTGAAGACATCAGCATCTGTTCCTTCAACACCACCCTTAGTATCCAGAGCAGATCCTTCATCCTCCAGGGGTCATTCACAACCAACAGATTCAGATTCGATGAAGAAAGCACGGCGTTCACCAGGATATCAATTATACAGACAGGTCTCGGATAGCAAAATTCCATCTCTCAGGTCTCTCAATGAAATCAGCTCTCCTGAAGGAAGACCATCCTCTTCCATGCTCTCAGTCTGTAGCAATGACCTGTCAGCAGCAGGATCCCATGGTGAGTCATCTGATGGTTGGTCAATGCGCACATTTTCTGAAATGGTTGCGACATCCCAAAGAGAGAGGTGGTCACTTGACAGTGAGCTCTTAGGATCCATTTCCAGTAAAATGACAAGATCAAATGCTTCAAATTCCACAAGCCTTCCTCCGGATCAAGAGGTGTGCAAGCTGTGTTTAAAATTGTTAAAGGAAAGATCGACTTGGAATGCTCAGGAGCTTGCTGTTGTTGCTGTTTTGTTGTGTGGCCATGTTTACCATGCTGACTGTCTGGATAGCATAACTACAGAAGCTGACAAATATGATCCTCCATGCCCTGTATGCACACACGGGGAGAAATGTACAGTGAAGCTATTTGGGAAGCTGGAATCAAAGATCAAGAACAAGATACCAAAAAATGTGGTAGTTGATATTGATCTAGATGGAAACATTAAGCACCAGAAGAAAGGTAGAAGAGAGCCCAGGTTAGGCACAAGTTCAAGCATGAAGGTCCCATTTAGTCGTCCATTTTTGAGGAGACATTTCTCCATTGGCTCTCGACCACCGCGGTCAGTCTCGGAGACTGATTCAACAAGAAAGAAGGGATTCTGGGCAAGGCACTGGAGAGAGTAG
- the LOC117855141 gene encoding uncharacterized protein, producing MSAMEPRKSSYLVAVVFASLLLSSMAGGHRKLVNKDDAESMETSESMQQLQGDDEAAAVVHERILKQVKMDDYGRYDPTPTMSKPHFKDIPN from the exons ATGAGCGCCATGGAGCCCAGGAAGTCCAGCTATCTTGTTGCCGTCGTCTTCGCTTCGCTCTTGCTGTCCTCCATGGCAG GAGGGCATAGGAAGCTGGTAAACAAAGATGACGCAGAATCCATG GAGACGTCGGAATCCATGCAGCAGCTGCAGGGAGATGacgaagcggcggcggtggtccaCGAGAGAATTCTCAAGCAGGTGAAGATGGACGACTACGGGCGCTACGACCCTACCCCGACCATGTCTAAGCCTCACTTCAAGGACATACCAAACTAG